The nucleotide window cataaattttatttaatgagcTCATCAAAGATATTTTTGTGGTCATTCAttatgtgtggggtttttttttttttgttgttcattcatttttgttttgttttgaagtagtCTTTTGTAGCCCAGGGTAACTTCAAACATACTACCTacctgatgatgaccttgaactactgatgTTTCCACCTCTCAAGAGATGAcattataagcatgcaccaccacatcaagtttattgatttgttttaacCTTAGAAGTAACATAGatttttataacatattttaGAACCATGCTTTTAAATTAGAATCAGTACTTATCTTATGTACCAGATTTGGCCAATAATGGTGGATGAAAGGTATGTTGTCAATGTAAATATGAAGATgtaaaaacataaagaatataAGGTTTCTAAGACAAATTCTCCTTTTTAGGTAAAAGAAaattgattgattgcttctcataattgctatgggatgttctgtatgtcaaatgtgttgctttgattggttaaaataaataaagtgctgattggccagtagctaggcaggaaggataaggtaggcgggacaaggaagaggagaatgctgggaacaggaaagcgGAGGAGAGAGATACGGCCAGCTGCTGCaataacaagatgtaaggtactggtaagccacaagccatgtggcaaagtatagattaataaaaatgggttaatttaagatagaagaagtcgataacaagaagcctgccatggtcatacagtttgtaaacaatgtaagtttctgtgtgtttacttgcttgggtctgagcgactatgggcctggcaggtgagagagatttgtcctgactgtgagccaggcaggaaaactctaactacacataatTATTATCCTTGAGATGATCTAACATGCAGTGATTAATAACATTACCTTGGAGTTTAGACAATTTTACTTATAATTTGGTTTTTTACTATGTTGtggactttaaaagaaaattaaccgTTGCTTATTTACAGCATAACAGAAACCAAATAGAAAAAGTCTTCATTAAATACTGTATACAAGAAATTCCTTCcttatatttgtaattttattttaaaaatttgacaaTTCTATctgtatataatacatttcaGTCATTCGCACTCACTCCCacctttctgtttccccttccaaCTCCTTCCAATGCCCCTCTTTACAAGTCCCTTTTACACATTCATATCTTTGCTTTTTGTCTTGTGACCCAAAGAGTTTAACCAGAGCTGTCCTTGTGACCCTGGGTTTTAGAATATCCAGTGAAGCCTCGCTGGCTCATATGTGAGTATACATGTGAAATCAGTGACTGCCTCTACCCATAATCTACCAGTAGTAACAGTTCAGCAGAGTGGGGTATGGTCCTGTTGAGTCCCTCTCTGAGTCTTGCTGTGCTGACAAGGGACCCAGTATTGTGCAGGCAGCTGTAGATGTTGTGAGACAGACCAGGTTGGCAAGGGCTGTGTGTGTCCTGCCTATAATATAGCATTTCCAAcctttcttctcatcttctgGCTCCTGTACTCGTTCCATCCCTCCTCCACACTGTCCTAAGCTTTAGATGAGATGCTCTGGCACCTTGAGCagccatgagtctctgcattcaccACAGATCATTAGAGTGAAAATCTTCTCTGGGTTAAGCTGGCTGTAGCATTTGTCCATGAGTATAACTATAAAAACTTAGAAGACACTTTGTAATCACATATCTTTAAGCAACTGTAGAATATTTCCACCATAGAACCTAAAGGCCCAGTTGCTCAGTTTTTGACTGGatttacagggaaaaaaaaaagttttgctgcTGTAGAAACCAGCCTTCAGCAAGAGAGGAATTGAAGGCGAGCCACAGAGTCAGAGGACTAATCACCCCATTGACTTTTCTGTCTGGAGAAGTAgaacttaacacacacacacatacacacacacacacacacacacacacacacacacacacacacacacacacacacacacacacacatctctaacATGTCAGGTTCTCACCTAGGGTGTTGATGAATGGCAAGCCTTCAGTAGGtgagagaaactgaagaggataTGCAGAGCAAGTGAActactggacagacagacaaacagacacatgagGACTTTTCTGACGGTCAAAGCttagttcattttattattgtttccaTTGCTTGTTCTACTCTATCCTTTTTCTGTCTGTTCTACCTTGatgttcccttctttctctttcctgatgacttccttctcactacttcctgatgacttccttctcactacttcctgatgacttccttttcactacttcctgatgacttccttctcactacttcctgatgtcttccttctcactacttcctgatgaattccttctcactacttcctgatgacttccttctcactacttcctgatgtcttccttctcactacttcctgatgtcttccttctctctaTTTCCTGATTACTTCCACCTCACTAATTCCTGATGACTTCCTCCTCACTATTTCTTGACGTCTTCATtctaacttcattatttattcccttacagcttataaaCCCCAAAAGAATCTTTgcagcaatataaaaattacaatgccGTTACATTATAtgttttaagtgaatgattacaatgaatacgaggggggaaaaaaagcatgtttcccatttcctttacatgattaaacattttatgtattgtgACTGAAAAGCAAATGCAGGTCCCAAGCACCTGCATACAGTTAAACAATTATCTTTTAGAATTCTCATAAATCAAGAGTCTTTCAGCTATAACTGCTAACATAGGCAGTAGTTTTTCTAATTGCCAGAAAAACAGATAACTAGTTtcacttttcatattttagagTCTTCCCAATTATCTTGACTAACCattaaattctttgttttctggttGCACGAAGTActatttaaagctttgttttatcttatgaTGCACACCAAAATCCATGAACACATTTCCCAGTGTCCATAAGATCTTGAGCTAATTCCTCTGACTGGATTGTTCTCCTTAATCACTCACCTAAACCACAGTCTATATGGTCCTCAGGAGAAACTCATAAGTCCCAGCTGATGACACTTCCTTGGTCCTGTTTTCTAtcctctgcagcccctgcttCTTCAGGGTGGGGACAACACTATATCCTACTTTACCTATAAAAATTTTCCCACTAAAATAACCTCTATCATAATCCTTTACTACATGTGTTAAAAACCcttaatcatcaaaattctatttaaactaccactattattgtataaaatcattactTCAGTTAAACAGGCTTAATTGGAAATCaacttcataataatccacagttAAAATGTCCAGTGGaacaggatatttccatgagataatcacactgcagtacaggcagtggggatcccccaccccattcacaccatgccagataccagagtcAGATGCAAaggcacagcagtagcaagaTTCATGCTGGAGCCCAAGTTCTTTTCTATCCAAAATTCACCCATCAGTGCCTTATATCCTGGTGGGCCAAACTCCTGAACTCAGGTGCTCCCTGATGCTCCACTGACATGGCCACCAGAAAAGTTTTGACTTTTTTAAATATCAGATTAGTTCAAAGAAAGTGgaagagagatttaaaaatgtCTCTTTTTCTTAAGATATAATAATCGCACATAGGTAAGTGATAAGAAGATAATCATTATACAAGATAAGGCCACGTGATTCTTCCAGAAGCCCCATGATGAGAGATCAATGCCCTGGATTATCAAGAATTCTTCACCAGTACATCTGTAattcaacacacataaaaataatgtcatttttttttagtacGTTCACTCTTGCTTCTTTTTAAGAACTCATAGTTTCaatacatgtttaaaattttcttctttatatttaattGATGGTAGCAATGATGTACTTACACTTTTATTACATATTATGTCAGTCTAACCTATTTGAATCAAGTCCCtttattaatttcaaaatcaATCCAAAGAGGTATAGCTATCACATCTATTTAAAAGCAGAGGGGAAGTAGGCTCAGTAAACTAGGCTGAGTCTAGAAAGTCACACTAAGACCCAACTTTATAGTTTCACTGTCATTCATTTCTAAATCTGCAATGCTACCCTCTCCTCAAAGGGCAAAGGCATGGATGAGGTAATTGTTTCTCCAGAAGCAGAaaacctcagcttcccaatgaCACACAGACACTCTAAGAGATCAAAGCTTTGTGCAGTTCTGCTGACTCAGTAGACAGTCATGCAATAAACACAGCATCAAATTCTAGACTGAGGACCAGAGGACACTAAGGGTTTCTGACAGGAGTCAGTCAATTGCTGTCAGCTCTTCTACTAAGAGAGCAGTGACAACCACAGATGCTCAGCTATGGAACATCCCCAGCAGCCCATGGCTACAGACAGAGCCTGGTAGCAGGTGGAGCACAGCAGGATGCAAAGGCCTTTACCCAGGTTAGAAAAGCAGCTGCTGCTAAAAGTTCTGGATACACTACACTCACCACCTGTGTGTCTACATCCCTGTGTGTCTCCATCCCTGtggtgtctccatctctgtgtgtctacatccctgtgtgtctccatccctgtgtgtctccatccctgtgtgtctccatctctgtgtatCTCCATCCCTTTGTGTCTCCAtccctgtgtgtctccatctctgtgtgtctccatctctgtgtgtctccatctctgtgtgtctccatctctgtgtgtctccatccctgtgtgtctccatccctttgtgtctccatctctgtgtgtctccatctctgtgtgtctccatctctgtgtgtctccatctctgtgtgtctccatccctttgtgtctccatctctgtgtgtctccatctctgtgtgtctccatctctgtgtatctcttaggatttaaaaattcccaagtcctcagaaagagcagatTTATTCTTCCCCTTGTGAGGACAATCCTTTAATGAATATGAGGTCTATGGAGGGCCTGTCTCTTGTTCACTTTACCCATCTCCATCCTTCTGACAAGAAACTGGTAAGAAATTTGTTTTAGGATGACAGACCACACCAGGAAAGAGGAGATGTAGGAAATAAGATATCCCCCTacacatttgttttcttatcaGTAATTCAAAAATAATTCGAGTTTctattattcattattattttgaacaTCCTTTAGAGATTTAACATATAAGCATGTTCCGTTCTCACTTATATATCAAAATCAAATCGATGAAAACAATCATAGAAAGGGAAGATATTGTAACTTGAAAATCAtacactttaattttatttaaaaaaatctttgtttataCTTAGATGGTATTGGAAAAATGATATTTCCTTGAGAATGttgaaaaaagtatatttttcaacGTTCTGAAATATGTGTTTCTTTCATTGCAAGACATATCCTCTGATagaatattttacacacacacacacacacacacacacacacacacacacacacacctttgttttctgaagtgtttgaggcAGAGGAAAGACCCTGAAATCTGGCAGGCAAAGATCACTCACTTTAGCCTCGCTGCCCTGACATTCTTTGCCTCTGCTCACAGGTACCATAATCTATACATGTAGTAATTGAGTGTCCTTTCTAAACTATCAGAGCAATCTAGGTCAAGCTCAAATGTTCTGAAACAAGGAACTAAAGTCCACAATCAAGGTACCAAAACCATTTTCAAAAGGCCCGAAGAACCCTTTCTGCACATTATCTACACCATGGAGCAGCAGGATCAAAACACATCCCTGTGTGCATTGGTTACAATGACTCATTCTAGGGAACTGCAGTGTTAATCCCAAAAGGATGGTTTTCCCCTCTGAGTCTAGCAGCATTCTACGTCCCCATTATGACACTGAACTCCAGCTTACATTACATAGTTCAGACATCTACTGACTTCTGCTGTGTTATGTTCTGTACAGAAGGTTTGTCCCAGAAACTCATTGTGCTGCAAAGCCTGTAACACAAACAGGAACAGGGAAAGGCAAagagtttagtatttttatgtttccaaagaataaaaagagctATAACTTCATGTTCAATCTTGACTGCAATTTTCAAAaccaaaaactgaaacaaacaaaaccccatcaAGTTCAGTTTTCCCAGCAAAGCAGTGGCCCTCCCCCACACTCAGGAGACTTAGGATCAAAATGAaggtgcctcccaagtactaagatgTTGACTCTCTAAGGAGATTATCTCGGGCGTTTCCTTCTCTGCAAAGTCCATAACCACGTAAACACTGTAATTAATAAATTCCTATTGatttatataacaatatattCTTGCTTGTTTTCATCAAAACCAGTTGTGATTATGGGAGTAAGACAGTCTGTTAAGACACACTTTACTAGAGAAAAAGCTTCACAAAGTCTATGGCTATCacatggtttctctttcttttaatttcctgATATAAATTATGTATCTTAGTCCCTGATCCTTTCATTATTTCCTTATTGGGTAGAATCACAACTGTATGCTTTTCATCATATCTTctatctttcctcttttctctgggATTTTTCTCACCCTTTATTTCCCTCAAATAACATTTGACTGGGGAAAACCCCAGATGACTCACTGACCTTTGGGTAGAATTACAGGAAAGTTCTCACCTTTTGCTCCTGGAAGGAAAATCCTGGGGAGCAGCTGGTTAGAGATTACAGGTGGGGGAAAGACTCTGTTGGGATTCATTTCGGTTACTACAGCTGGAGACCCCAAGCACAGTGACAGACAGGGCAACTTACTGTAAATCCATAATGAGGAATGTTGAAGTACTGAATCCATGAGATGTTCTGCAAGAAGTTCGTGTAAAATAGTGATAGACCTGAGATAAACTACAAAGAATAGAAACATCAATTAGAACCAATCTAATAGTTAAGAATTCTAACAACATCCTCCAtcttcaagactacttcctcctGACCATTTCTGCTCAGATCAGCtctttaaaacattctttcaGTTAACtctaaacagaattcttcacTCTTTGCAAAGCCAAGGCTCTTTATGGTTTTCAAAAGAAGGACTTGCCACCCCACTCTGCATGACCAAACCCTCAGATGTTTATGTTGTTTATCTTTAAAAGAGCATGTAATCTTTGCACAGCCTTTAACCTTTAAATATATCCCATCCTACCTATTTAATGTCCTCTTTAGATTCCTCATCGTATCTAATTTATgtagatattatgaataatgaacAAGGAAGAACAAGGGACAGCTCTGAAGTTCACATAAAACTTGTCCTATGTAGTCTTAAGTACCGTAGACTATGCAAAACAATgactgtgtgcatgcattcagACTGCACCTGAACATATGCTTCTACAGAAAATACAACATTTGGCATCGTAACTAGTTCTAAGGTTCCTTTAGGAACTTTATACAATAACCGGTTGTTTTAGTTCCTTTCCTGTGGCTACgataaaacaccataacaaaCATAGTACATTTCTAAGTACAAATTAAAATCATAATGGAAAAGAGATGACACAAACAATCTCATTCAGAAAAACCTCaaaaaaggggaagaggaagggacaatcttggaataaatctaaccaaatGAAATACTTGTACAAAAGCGTTAAGACAttggagaaaaaagaaattgaagatagaCAGAGCTCCCATACTTAGATAGGTaggataaatatgaaaatatccaCCCTACCAAAATCAATCAACAGATTTAATGTAATCgccataaaaatacaatataattcacatatatttaaaaaaaaaaacattactaaaattcacatggaaacacaaaagacccaGATCAGCAGAACAATCCTGAACAACAAAACTGCTAGAGGTATCATCAACCATTGGGGGTATCACTACCCATTGTGAGAGAATCA belongs to Onychomys torridus chromosome 10, mOncTor1.1, whole genome shotgun sequence and includes:
- the LOC118591912 gene encoding ATP-binding cassette sub-family G member 3-like, producing the protein MMLAYSASSRGTVYRGRGENSTISTVLVVIYFMLMLFISGLSLFYTNFLQNISWIQYFNIPHYGFTALQHNEFLGQTFCTEHNTAEVSRCLNYVICTGEEFLIIQGIDLSSWGFWKNHVALSCIMIIFLSLTYVRLLYLKKKRHF